In Candidatus Thermoplasmatota archaeon, the sequence ATTTTGATAGGGGACGTACACAGGGTAATCATTAAGAATGAAGGTGTTAATGCCGTTGTTCATTAAGGTTGTGATTTTTTCATGCGTCATTTCTCCAGGGAACGGATAAGTATATGTCCATGCTGCTTTTACCCGCCCTCCTGAAAAAGGAGTTGTTGGATTTGTGTCTGCAAGACATTCGTAGAAGTTATTCATCCCATCATGATCATAATCATCTTCTGGTTTTTGTGATAAATTGCCGAAATAATGGTGCTCCCATTCATCCGGCAAATTGTCATTGTCTTCGTCAATAGCTTTGCAGGTTGGAAAAGAAACCAACGAAAAAACGAATATTAGTATTAGCAAGAACGTTAGTCTCATTTTCACCCTACCTTTGGACGAAATGCCCGTTGCCCGCAATTTAAATTTTGTATAATATATCATATTTAATTTAAATATTTATATATTTTTTTATATTATTTTATTATTTCTTCTCCTAAAATGCATTAAACTCTCCTACTCCAAACAAGGCATAATTACAAACTAAACAATATTTCTTATAACACAAAGTAATAAAGTTAACGAGAAAAAATGCCAAAAAGGAAAAATAACAACTTTTAAATAATAAAATCACTCTATGTTTATCTACTGTATATCCGTACAAAAATGTATTTTAAGGTGATACCATGCGAAAAAATCACATTTGCATTCTCAGCAGCATAGCCATCCTTATTCTACTAAATATCAATATTCAATCAATACCTGGATTACAACATCAACCTTTGCTACAAACGATTCAATCAACAGAATATTTTTCACCGCCAATAATTCATCAAAACGATGAGTATACCACCATTACACTTGCTGAGTCAAACTCAGTATTAACACAGGACAACAAACCGATGCTCCCAGTTGTGGTTAAAACCTTTGAATTTCCTGTAGGTACAAAAATCCTCGGAATCGAAGGTATTCCTTCCAACGGTAAGATGATCTCAATCCAGAAAAAAATCCAACCAGGACCAATCAAGCAAAAAATAGATTCAAAGATCATCCTCTTGCAAGAAAGTGGTGATCAAGAAACGTATGCCAGCCAAAAATTTTATCCTGAAGCATGGTATCATTATACCGTTGGACGAGGACTCAATAAAAAGAATGATCCTACTGTTTTTGTATCGATCCATATCTATCCAATACGATATTGCGCTGCAGAAAATCTCATAACAACAATCCAGTCAATACAACTTATAATTACCTATGAACAACACCCTGTAGGTATCCTCTCTAAAGAATCCTATGATCTATTAATCATAGCACCTGCAGAGTTCTCAGCACATCTACAACCGTTACTCACCCATAAAAATAGTTATACTATGCGAACAATTCTTCAAAATCTTGAAGATATTTATACTAATTTTCCCGGCCGAGACAATGCTGAACAAATTAAATATTGCGTAAAATACGCCTATGATACGTGGAACATACAGTATGTTCTTCTCGTCGGGGATATGAAAAAATTGCCGATACGGCATACGTATGCATCATGGTGGGAACCAGACATCTTAAGTGATCTGTATTATGCTGATATCTATGACGAACATGATATTTTCTGTAGTTGGGATGGAAATAATAACAATAAATTTGGTGAAACGAATCATGATAACGATATCGACGGTGTTGATTTGTATCCAGATGTTCATATTGGACGACTTGCATGTTCGAATATACAAGAAGTTGATACTGTTGTCAACAAGATCATTACTTATGAAACGACAACGTATCATCAATCATGGTTTAATACCGTGATTGTTGCAGGAGGAGATACATTTCCACCAGGATGCGGAGCACCTCCAAATGTTTTTGAGGGAGAGATAACAAATGCAAAGGTGTTAGAACAGCTTCCCTCGTTTTCTCCTGTGAAACTGTGGTCATCAACAAAGAATCTCAATGCACAGATGTTCAACAAGGCGATTAACCAAGGCGCAGGTTTCCTAAGCTATGCAGGACATGGCTTTGAACATGGATGGGGGACCTATCGGCCGAACTCATTACGATATAAAATGGGGTTTAGCCAACCGTTGTACTATACACCATTTATTAAAAAACTATATAATCAGAATCAACTTCCGGTAATGTTTTTTGATGCATGTCTAACGGCAAAGCTTGATTTCAATGTTTCTGATCTCATGCGATATTATCCTGTTTTTACCAATCTTTTAATAGCTCTTTCTCAAATTGAAAACAATCCATCAATCTTTTATCCCTGTTTTGCATGGAGTTTTGTTGCCTATGAAAACGGCGGTGCTATAGCAACTATTGGTGCTACGAGAACAGCATATACTCATGTTGATAGCAATGGTGTTTATGCTGGTGCAGGATATCTTGACGTACATTTCTTTCAAGGATATGAAGAAGGAGTCCATCTTGGACAGATGTTAACGAGAAGTCAGAATGATTATATCAACTATGTTGGTCCTGATTACTTTACAATCGAAGAATTTATTCTACTTGGTGATCCTAGCTTAAAGATTGGTGGGTATCCATAAACAGTACAATATACCTATACAATTGTAATCGTTAGTTGGATCTTTATGATTTCTTATATTCATCACCATATATACTTGGAGTAAAAACAGATGATGGAAAACTATTTATTTAAAAAGAATATTGCATAATGGGGGACAAAGAGTAATACTTGGGGAGGCTGCTTTGAGTATCTGCTTTCCACGAAAGGCACATTCCTCCTATCCAACGCATCCCGTCCCCCACTTTTCTGAAGAAAAGTTAAAACTTCATCGTTTATCCAATAAAAAAAATTTTTATAAAAAAGAGTGAAAAAGGGAAAAAAGTTTTTTAGTCAAAAAGTGCGCTGAGACCGGCTGCAGCTTCTTCCTGTGACACTTCTTCTTTTTTCTCTTCCTTTTTCTTTGCATCTTTCTTTTCTGCAGGTACATCAGCAGCTGTTTGTGCAGGTGCAGCAACAGGTAGTGCTGCAGCGGATTTTATTGCTTCATCTATGTTGACACCTTCAAGTGATGCAACAAGTGCTTTAATCCGGGCTTCATCTGGTTTCACGCCAGCTGCAGTAAGAACCTTTTTAACATGTTCTTCAGTAATTTTTTGTCCTGCGGAGTGGAGAAGCATTGCACTGTAGATATATTCCATTCTTTTTTCCTCCTTTTATGTTAAATTTTTCTTTAAATCTTCATCAAGGGCAGCATCTTGTGTTTTTTTTGCAAGAGTCAGCATCGTTCTATGTGCCTTTGAGAGTAACGGTGGAATCGTATCTTTTGTTAGAATATTTTGTTCTAATGCGAGGTAATACGCATCGCGATGTGCTTTCATAATGAGCTGATTGATTGTTGCTTTCGTAGTCCATGCTGTTTTCATTGCAACAGCGAAAGCATTCGAAGATGCTGTAGCAAGCTTACCCATGAATTTGTCCATATCGATATCTAAAACATCAGGTTTGTAGATATTTCCGAGTTCATACACTGCATTTAACGTAAGACCAATTTCTAAAGGATAGATTTCCAACCGGGTAAGCATCTGTGCAACGTCGGTCGGAATTTTTTTGCCAGCAGGAACAATAACCTTGTCGGTTTTTATAACGACTTTTCCTTCTTGAATGGCAGCTGGTATCCCTGCCTTCTGAAGTTCGCCAACAATCGGACCTGGTTTGAAAGGAGTATCTCCTGCCTTGACAATGATATCGTTTTGTGCGATTTCACCACCTTTGGCAGGTGCATGAGTTCGTGTCGCTTTGATTTCTTTATAAAGATGAAACGGGTTGACATCTGCTGCGATAATCGCTGCTTGACCGTTGACTTCTGATTTGAGTTTACTGATACCAGGAACTTGTTTTTCTGCTTCGTCTAATGCAATTTTAATTAAGCTGTTTTTTGCAGCTCGAATCTGCGCTTTAGATCGAATATTTCCTCGCATGTTTTGTATTTGTGGACCTGGGATTCCAGCAACATTCACAATTCCAATCACTTTTCTCGTGGTTAGAATCGAGGTAAGTTCTTGAACTTCATTGTTTTTCCAGCTTGCAACATGTGCCATATCAGTTTGTCACCTAAATTTTTTTATGCAACACGAATGGGAGGCCCCATCGTAGTCTTAATATATAAAGCGCCAATGTTTTGCGATCCGCGTTCAAGTTTTGATTCAAGTCTTTTTAATATCGCTGCAATGTTCTCAGCAATCTGTTCAGGATTCATCTCTTCCCGTCCAACTGTTGCATGACATGCATAGCTTTGTTTGGATCGTATGCGGATACTTTTTCGAAGATTTTTTACAATTGGTGCAACATCAATCTGTGGGGGTACTGGTTTGGGCATTTTCCCTCGAGGACCAAGAACAACACCAAGGGTTTTACCTATGGTTGGCATCAGTGATGCTTCTGAAATAAAGAAATCATATTCCTCAGCAATTTTTTTGAATTTCTTTTTATTTTTTGCAAGTTCTTCAATTTCTTCAGGTTTTATGAGAAGATCAACATGCTGTTTTGCTTTTAGTGCAAGTTCTCCACCAGCAAAAAGAGCTATTTTTGCCTCTTTACCTGGCCCATGGGGAAGTAGTATTTCTTCTTCGATACGATTTTTGGTGTCACTGATATCAATGTTTTTTAGATTAATAACTAGATCGACGCTTTGTTTGAATTTACGGTCAAGTTTTTTTGACTCGTCTAATGCTTTTTGTATTGCTTCAACGGTTTTTTGATCTGCCATAGTACATCAATAATGTATCTGTTATTTTAAAGAACCCCATAAGGAGAACGTAGTTTTCGGGAATAAATACCTTATTTATATATCTTTTTGTTAAAGGTGCCCTTCTACTATTTTGGGTTGGATGCTGCTCACCGACAGATAATCATCCGTTCGATGATCAAACGGAGTACTTCTTCGGGATCTCGCAGTTTCTTTAATTCTTTTTTCGCTATAACCGGTGTTCCATGGATATTTTGTTTGTTGTCTTTATCGGTGATTACCACAGCGTGTTTCTCGGTTATTTTTGAGATACTGTTGATGATTTGTGCTCGTTTTGACAAGTTTGCATTATATTTTTGGATGCAGGTAAGAAGGATTTTTTCTTTTTCTTTACTTACCGCTTCGAAAGGAAATTTATCAAGGGGAAAAATCTTATATCCTGCTTCTTGGAGAAGGAGGAAGATTTCACGTTGAAAACGTTCGAAATGATGTAATGCCTGGTTGTAGAGTGAACAGATATCTGCATCAAAATCAGGGTTTTTAAAAACATCAATAGGAGTGATAACTGAATTTTCCAAGAGTTCCTCGATACGTTCTGCAACATCGACTCGTGCATTCATCCCTTCTTCATACATTTGAACTGTTTTTCTTGAGACATTAACATGACGGGCAAATGATCCAAGTGATATATTTTTCTCTTGTCGGAGTTTTTTAAGTTTTTCTTCATCAAGGCGAACATATAAACCACCAGGTCCTGCATAGATCCTGATTGAATCTTTATGATAAAGATAGTTTTTCAGAGTGTTAATGGTTATTGCTTGTACACCGAATCGAAGATAGACAACATCGTCTTCTAATTTATTAAAACCATTATGTTCTCCGATGAGAAGGGGAGTTGCGTGGAGTATCGAGCATAATGTTCGAAGCTCTTGTGCGACATCTTCTGAGAATGAATCAATATTGGTTAATACTTTGATGATAAGCAACGTATCATCTTTCCGAGCAAGGATATCAAAACCACTGAGACGTATATTGTACACTTCCGAAACAGTGAAACCAGCAGTGCCCAGGGTTTCCCGTATTTGAACGAGAAGTTCGTTTCGTTCCATAGGAATATAAAATAAAGGAGTTCTAGTATTATAATTTTGTGATGAAAACCATTTGGATTGGCATTGATGATACTGATTCAACCTTGGGTGGTTGTACTACATTTGTTGCTCGAAAAATCATAGAAGATCTTGGTGAGCAGTATACACTTATTGGATACCCTCGGTTGATTCGGTTAAATCCCAACATCCCCTGGAAAACCAGGGGTAACGGTGCCCTGGCACTGCATATTGGGAGAAGCGATGAACGAGTACTCCACATAGGTGAGATAGAAAAGAAGGCTTGTTTTTCATCGCCATCTGGAAAGTATAGTTTAACTTCTAACGATGTTACAAAGATTCAAAAAACAGTTCATGAAATCGTAGAACACTATGCACAAGTTCAAGACCCGAATACAAACCCTGGTGTTGTCTTTTTTAGTAAACAACCTAGTTATTCAGTCTATAAGAAAACTGTTACCTCGTTAGTAACTATCCAAGAAACCATGCGCGTATTGAAACTTATGCATGCAACATATTTTGGTTTAAAAAACCGGCGAGGTCTTATTGGTGCGACTGCTGCAGTTGCTTGGAAACCAAAAACAGATAAAACATATGAAGTAATTGCATACCGTGAAAAGAACCGATGGGGTACTCCTCGCAAGGTCGATGCATATTCTGTTCAAAAGATGGATGCAACCATCATCTCAACGTTTGATAACTATGATTATCGCAATAAACATAATCGTATTGTGCCGAATTCACCTTGTCCAATTCTTTTTGGCATCCGTGGCGACAATTCTTCTGATCTTATCGCTGCACAAAAGATGATTATTTCTGAAAAAAAAGAAAGTTGGATTCTCTTTGAAACAAATCAAGGGACTGATGATCATATACAACGAAAGAAGATAGATCAAATTAAACCCTATGATTCTGTGATCGTGAGAGGTTGCGTCTCTCAACGGCCATGGACCTTCCTTGGGGGGCATGTTTTTTTCGATATCCAAGATACGTCAGGTTCGATAACATGTGCAGCTTATGAACCAACCAAGGAATTTCGAAAAATCATCCGCGAACTGCTACCTGGAGATGTAGTAGACGTGTATGGTGGTGTTCGAAAAAAACCATTAACCATTAATATTGAAAAAATTCATGTTCATAAACTTGTACAATTTTTCGTAAAAAGTCAAAATCCTGTATGTCCAAAATGTGGTAAACATATGAAATCTCAAGGAACAAATCAAGGGTACAAGTGTATCCGCTGTCATACAAAACGAAAAAAAGCTCTTTTTTCCGAACAAGAGCGGAAAATTCAAAGAGATTTGTACGAAGTTCCAGTATGTGCTCGTCGGCATTTAAGTAAACCACTTAAGCGCATAAAAGCTACTTCTCAACCCAGATCGTAAAATATCGATTTTACTGTTTTTTTAGGTATTCGGTATTCAGGATTTTGACAATCTCTGAGGCAATATTTTTTCCGATACCTGGGACTTCACATAGCTCTTCTTCTGTCGCATTTGCGATCGCTCGTATTGTTCCAAATTGCTGTAATAATCGTTGAGCAAGAACCGTTGATATATGTGGAAATCCTTCAACAATGTATTGTTGTTGTTCTGCAACTGGCATGATCCATTTATCTCCGCGGACTACAACCGGTTTTTTTCCATCTTTTTGCTCACGGCATGCCATGATGTATAATACATCTGCTGTTTCTTGTGGTGTTTTCGTCATAAGAATTGGAATTCCGAAATCAATGATAATTGATGCAAAACTACCGTAAATTGCATTATGGTTGATGTTTCGTTTGGTAAATAGTTCTTCTCCTTCAAGAATGAGCAGAGGTCGTGAATATGCCTCCCGAAGTTTCCTGAGTTGTAAAAACAGTTTTCCTTCGAGTAACGAGGTAAGATAATCGTCAACTGTTTTCCGTTCGACTCCTAGTCGAGATGAAAGGACATAATCGCCGACATCAAGTTGTTTCGGTTCGATTTTTATTTTTTTTTCCACGAGGCGTTTGATAACTTCTGAACGTGATTCACGGTGATCCACAAAAATCTTTAAATCATTATTGGACTCGGATTTCTGCAAGATTGACTCATCGAGTTTTCTTTGCTGATTATCTGTTGGATGTATCATTTGAGTGTAGAATGTTTTCGGATCTTCGAGTTTTTTTTTCAATGAGGTTCGCAGTGTTTCAAGTTCACTATGCATGAGGCGTTCTTTTCTTCGAGCTGACCAGTAATATCCTTCATCAGGTGTTCCTTTCGTGATAAGGATGATGACGTTACCAGGCATTTTTCGAGCGGTTCGTCCTCGTCGTTGGATCGTTCTGATTTCTGAAGGAACAGGCTCATAGAATATGACAAGATCAGTGGATGGGATGTCAAGTCCTTCTTCTGCAACTGAGGTTGCGATTAAAACATTATAGATTCGATTTTTAAACTGTTGTATGATTTCCATTTGTTTTTTTTGAGAAAGACCTTTATCCCCCTCTTTTCCTGATTGACCGATGAATCTCACGGGCCGCACATCAGGTAACCCTTCAAGATTTTTTAAAACGTAATATGCGGTATCTCGATAGTGTGTAAAAATGATAATCTGTGATTGTGGGTGCTTGGTGAGTTGTTCAATAACTATCTTTTTTATTTCAGGTATTTTTGGATGTTCTAAAGTGAGTGATTTTGCATACGCAAGTGCTTCAAGAACATTGAGATCTTTCATGATGGTTCGTGATGCTTTACTCCCGCCTTTAGATTGTGCTTCTTCTTGCATTCGTTGAAAATAGGTTAAAAAAGCATTAACTCCTTGTGTTTGTAAGAGTTCTATCGCATGATATAGTTTTAATGCTGCATTTTGAGCTGAGGCTGCATCAAATAATTCTTTCGGAGGATTGAGTGATGATTTGAGCTGTTGCTGGATGAGCTGTTGTATTTCTAATAGTTTTGTTCTGTTGATGAGTTGAACTGATGCTGATTGAGTAACACCGATATTTTTTAAAACTGTTAAATATCCAGATAATGATTTTTTCAAGAGTTGAAGAACTTGTGAAAATTCCTGAGGCAATGCAATTTCTTTCCATTGGATATGGACATCGTAGACATACGGCCGAACGTCACGATCATATTTTGTTCTGATTTCTATATGTTCGATTTCCAAGTTTTTGCATACTTCAACAATTTTTTGCAAATCGTTTCCTGGAGATGCGGTCATTCCAAGAACAAGTCGGCCTTCGCGTTGTTGTTGATATTGGTTAGAAACAAAAACATATGAATAATTTCCAACAGCTCGATGTGCTTCATCAAAGATGATCAGTGAAACTTTTTTAAGATTGACCTGCTGGGTGATCAGATCATTTTCGATAACCTGAGGTGTTGAAACAATGATTTTAGATGTATCCCAAAGTGCTTTTCTTTTTTCTGGAGCTAATTCTCCGGTAAAAACAGCAATAGGTATTTCAGAAAGTAAGGTTTCTCTGAGGAATTGTGCATGTTGGTTAACGAGTGGTTTTGTTGGTGATAAAAAAAGTATTTTTTCGTTGGTTGTCGTAAGTTTTTCTGCGATGACAAGTAATGCAATGATGGTTTTTCCGAGACCTGTTGGTAAAACAACTAACGTACTTTTTTTGATTGCCTGTGCTGCAATGTTGGTTTGATAGATACGTTGCTCAACACAGTCTGGTTTTATCAGAGGATGAGAGATATACACAAACCCAGGAAATAGTATTGGTATTTTAGTATATTTGGGCGATACGTGAAACGGCTTAGAACATAATACCTATGTTCTGGTAATGCTGTCAGGTCTTTTGAAGAATTCCTTTTTAGTATAGGTTTTTCCACACCAGGTTATCGTATTTTTGATACTTGATACTGCCATGTTGATGGTAATGAGCACAAAAACGACAGGGGTGAGAAGGGTTGGTATCAATGCTGATTTGAATTGAGGTTTGGGATACTGCATTGATTTCAGTATCATTTTGAATCCGGCATATCCATAGATACATTGAAAAAAAATCGGTAAAAGGAAGAGGATGCCGAAATGTAGCGAGCCGGTAAGTATACAAAAAAGACCAAGAAGATTGAGAAGTTGTAATCCAATAAACATCATAAAAGAGAAAAACCATAAGGATGGATAGTACCATCGCATCCAGGTCATTTGTTGATTTGCCCCATTTGAAAAAGTGTCCAACGGTCTCATCAGTTGAGGTTGTTACTATACTTTGCGGAACGAAAAAATCAGATACCCGTTTTTTCAGTTCTTCTGTGAGAAGCAAATCATCAGATAGCCCGTTTTTCCAGATATCTGCAATGTTGAGCTGTTCAAAGGTGGTTTTTTTGATTGCAGTTGATCCACCCCAGGTATAATTCGTGACGCGGTAGTATAAGCCTACCATGAAAACCATGTTCCATGTTGATATCAGATATGATGTTTTTAAGATGGGAATATACCAGCGATATCCTGTTGTTGCACCGATTTCGTTATTTTGGAGTGGTTGAACAAGATGATACAGCCAGGTGTTATGAGGGCGAATATCTGAATCTGCAAAAACATAGACTTCTGATGCTGGCGCCATAGATATTCCGGTGAGTTGTGCTGCTATTTTACCGCTACAGGTTTCTCGTGGTATAGTCTGATGGACTGCTATGTGCGGATTTTTATGATGTACAGTTGCAATAATTTGATATGCAGGATCATCGTACGAATCGACTATGAAGAGAACCTTATACTGTGGGTAGTTTTGTGCACAGATTGCTTGAATATTTTCTTCAAAAAACTTCGTGATTCCTTTACAGGGAACTATAATTGTAACAGTTGGTGTATACGTCGGAAAAGTTTTTTTAGTTGTGTGAATACCGCCGTAGTACCATAATGCGATAAGGGCTAATTCTCCAGATATTGCGAGACTGCACAGGAAAAAAAATATGATCTCAAGCATCGGCAAAAAAGAAATGCAGGTTTACTTTATAGATATTTTGATAATTTGCTTTATGCTTTAATAGTTGCAATCCATGTTTTTTTCAGTAAATAGTACGCTGTGCCGATCGAGATGACTAAAGCAGATAAGCCGAAGAAAATGTCACTGGTGATTTTGTTGTAATCAAGCAGAATGATTTTTCGAGAAATCGCAATCAACGCTACTAGGAGCATTGCTTCGACGTGAACTACATGTTCTTGTGTATATAATTTGAAAGTTTCAAATAATTCGAGGCTGACGAAAACAAGCAGGAATAAACCAAGGATGTCAATGATAACATTTGAAATGGAGCTTGGATCAAAGTGGATTACAAGTTTATCGATTATGGTCCATCCAACATAACCTGTTGAAACAACGATAATAATCGCCAACATCAGCATTAGGAAATTGACAATGATCCGTTTAAAAAAATTAAATGGTATTTTTTCTTTCGAAATCATAAAAGATTATCAGTGAGGAATTTAATAATCTTTTTGAGAAACAATGTTTTGTACTTTGGTGTGAACTTTCATTTTCATGTACTATTGCATTGAGCACTTGGTTTCGCATATTTTTTTATTTGTTCAATAAGTTTTAAACTCATCACCGCGTAAAATGAATATTCTGGTGTAGGTAGTGTTATCGTCTGTCGCCCGAAACCACCGATACGTGTGATACATGAATCAACAAAACGTTCACATCGACTAACATGAAGCAGGGGTGCATGTAATTCTTTAAGGCAAGTAAGTGCATAATACGTTGGTTCTAAATACGATGTTGAATAGGGAACAATTCCAAAACCACCATCTGGGTTCTGACTGTTTTGAATGACGGTTATATATTCTTGCGATGGAAACGACAATCCAAATTTTTTCATTAAAAAAATGAGTTGTTGATAGTCTACTAATGCCTTTTCGTTTTTCGTTTGTACTGATACAAGAAGGTCATGTTCTTTTGTCGTAAGTCTGGCTGGTTTGATCTGGTACAATTCTTTGATCAGTACCATATAATAGACATCGGATAGTGTATTCAACATGACTGCATCCTCCATGATTTTACTATATAAATCATTGAATAAATCTATCTGATGCGTTAGTCTGTAGATTGTTGCTACTTGGTATATTTGCTTTGGGGAACGGAGCTCAAGGTGATTTAATTGTGAAATATAACCGATGGTTTGCTTACTAACCGAAATTTCGTTGAATTCAGCGAGAAGCTGAAGTGCAAAATAAGTGTCCTCAACTGTTGGAGGTGCGGTATGCGAAGAACTAAAACCCCCAAGTTCTTGCTCGCGGGAATAAATAAAACTGATTAGTTTTTTTTTCTTCTGTTCCGTCAACATAGGTGCTCAGAAATATATTTTTTAGTTATGTTCATTCGCATCATTTCTTCGTGAGTTGTCGTTTTCGCAGATGCGACTACCATTAATGGTATCTTCTTGAGGTATCTCTTCATCAGTGAGGGGAATTTCAAGGAGATGTTTTGGGAGAAACCGGAGATTTGCAATCAATGTTGGGATGACTGCGCTCCCGATTACAACGGCAACGAGATATGAATATTGTTCTTGGGAAATAATGCCCTGGGTTAAGCCATAGATTGCTGAAATTGTCCCAAACGTTAGACCTGTTGACATCAGAAGAGTGTAATACCATCGTTCGCGTTTATCTGTTCTAAATTTTCCGATTACTGGATATAAACCAAAGATTTTAGAAATTACTTTTCCACTAAGGAGGATAATAAAAATCAATGGTGCAGAGACAAGCACGGGGAGCGAAACAAGAGATCCTGCACGGAGGAAATAAAACGGTGTTAAAAACCCTATGGTTAACGTTCGAAGTCTTCGAATAAAAAAATCATCTTTGCTCACGGTACCGGCAAGAACCATACCAAGAAGATATGCCGGAAGAACTGCTTCGCTTCCAGACCAAAGAGCAAGAGCACCTAACGAGAATAGAACAAAGAGGATCCATTTTGTTCGTATAGCTGCAGTTTTATAGGCATACCGTTTGATTAGTACTTTCGTTATCTTCGGCATCGCGATAAAAGCAACAATCACCAAACCAATAAAAATTCCAGTTTTATAGGTAAATGGAGCAAACAGCAGACCTAACGCAACTACCGTACCAATGTCGTTAATGAAGCATGCACCAAGAATTCCTTTCCCATATTCAGTTTTGTTAAAACCGTATTCTAACATAACAGCATACACTACGGCCATTGATGTTGTTGACAATGCTACCCCGGTGAGAAGACTTGCAGGGATACTCCACTGCAGGATGAAATATGCGATCGCTGAGCAGCCAAGAAACGGCGCAAAAAAACCGATGACACCAACAATAATTACTTCCTTAGTTTTTGATTTTAACGAGGATGGATCAAGCTCTGCGCCTGCTAAAAACGTAAGTAAAATTGCCCCGGAACTTGCAATAAAAATCAACCAATCCTCATTTGCATGGAGCGCATCTGGTCCGATATACTGTGTTGCAAGGTATCCTGCAATAACACCAATGCAGATTTCCATAAGTGCCATTGATATTTTTAATTTGTAGGCAAGAATTGTTGAAATGAGTGCAAGTCCAAGCCATACCGCAGCAATCGAAAATTGTTCTAATCCCAAAGTTGTAACCTCCTAGAATATAATAGAAAAAATATACGCATAATTTTGAAGATATCGTTCAACTGCTGAAGGATCATCGTGTACCTCCTGATATATCTAGAAGTCATCAGCAGTTGACTGCAGTTTTGGGGCTCGTACCAAGGTGGACTTCATCACCAGTGTACCGGTAATTTTTTATCGTTTATTTATAGGTTCCTAAAAATAGTGCAGGAGAAAGGATTTGAACACAAAATACCGAAAAAATGAATGCTTTGTCCTGTATGTCTCAATTTTCTTTATATAGAAAAATTTCTTCAATTTTTGTTTCAAAGAGTTCCGCTATTTTGAATGCCCGTTCCAACGATGGATCGTATTTTCCTTTTTCTATCGCCAGTATAGTTTGTCTTG encodes:
- a CDS encoding C25 family cysteine peptidase; the encoded protein is MRKNHICILSSIAILILLNINIQSIPGLQHQPLLQTIQSTEYFSPPIIHQNDEYTTITLAESNSVLTQDNKPMLPVVVKTFEFPVGTKILGIEGIPSNGKMISIQKKIQPGPIKQKIDSKIILLQESGDQETYASQKFYPEAWYHYTVGRGLNKKNDPTVFVSIHIYPIRYCAAENLITTIQSIQLIITYEQHPVGILSKESYDLLIIAPAEFSAHLQPLLTHKNSYTMRTILQNLEDIYTNFPGRDNAEQIKYCVKYAYDTWNIQYVLLVGDMKKLPIRHTYASWWEPDILSDLYYADIYDEHDIFCSWDGNNNNKFGETNHDNDIDGVDLYPDVHIGRLACSNIQEVDTVVNKIITYETTTYHQSWFNTVIVAGGDTFPPGCGAPPNVFEGEITNAKVLEQLPSFSPVKLWSSTKNLNAQMFNKAINQGAGFLSYAGHGFEHGWGTYRPNSLRYKMGFSQPLYYTPFIKKLYNQNQLPVMFFDACLTAKLDFNVSDLMRYYPVFTNLLIALSQIENNPSIFYPCFAWSFVAYENGGAIATIGATRTAYTHVDSNGVYAGAGYLDVHFFQGYEEGVHLGQMLTRSQNDYINYVGPDYFTIEEFILLGDPSLKIGGYP
- the rpl12p gene encoding 50S ribosomal protein P1 — its product is MEYIYSAMLLHSAGQKITEEHVKKVLTAAGVKPDEARIKALVASLEGVNIDEAIKSAAALPVAAPAQTAADVPAEKKDAKKKEEKKEEVSQEEAAAGLSALFD
- a CDS encoding 50S ribosomal protein L10; this encodes MAHVASWKNNEVQELTSILTTRKVIGIVNVAGIPGPQIQNMRGNIRSKAQIRAAKNSLIKIALDEAEKQVPGISKLKSEVNGQAAIIAADVNPFHLYKEIKATRTHAPAKGGEIAQNDIIVKAGDTPFKPGPIVGELQKAGIPAAIQEGKVVIKTDKVIVPAGKKIPTDVAQMLTRLEIYPLEIGLTLNAVYELGNIYKPDVLDIDMDKFMGKLATASSNAFAVAMKTAWTTKATINQLIMKAHRDAYYLALEQNILTKDTIPPLLSKAHRTMLTLAKKTQDAALDEDLKKNLT
- a CDS encoding 50S ribosomal protein L1 → MADQKTVEAIQKALDESKKLDRKFKQSVDLVINLKNIDISDTKNRIEEEILLPHGPGKEAKIALFAGGELALKAKQHVDLLIKPEEIEELAKNKKKFKKIAEEYDFFISEASLMPTIGKTLGVVLGPRGKMPKPVPPQIDVAPIVKNLRKSIRIRSKQSYACHATVGREEMNPEQIAENIAAILKRLESKLERGSQNIGALYIKTTMGPPIRVA
- a CDS encoding transcriptional regulator, which produces MERNELLVQIRETLGTAGFTVSEVYNIRLSGFDILARKDDTLLIIKVLTNIDSFSEDVAQELRTLCSILHATPLLIGEHNGFNKLEDDVVYLRFGVQAITINTLKNYLYHKDSIRIYAGPGGLYVRLDEEKLKKLRQEKNISLGSFARHVNVSRKTVQMYEEGMNARVDVAERIEELLENSVITPIDVFKNPDFDADICSLYNQALHHFERFQREIFLLLQEAGYKIFPLDKFPFEAVSKEKEKILLTCIQKYNANLSKRAQIINSISKITEKHAVVITDKDNKQNIHGTPVIAKKELKKLRDPEEVLRLIIERMIICR
- a CDS encoding tRNA(Ile)(2)-agmatinylcytidine synthase — translated: MKTIWIGIDDTDSTLGGCTTFVARKIIEDLGEQYTLIGYPRLIRLNPNIPWKTRGNGALALHIGRSDERVLHIGEIEKKACFSSPSGKYSLTSNDVTKIQKTVHEIVEHYAQVQDPNTNPGVVFFSKQPSYSVYKKTVTSLVTIQETMRVLKLMHATYFGLKNRRGLIGATAAVAWKPKTDKTYEVIAYREKNRWGTPRKVDAYSVQKMDATIISTFDNYDYRNKHNRIVPNSPCPILFGIRGDNSSDLIAAQKMIISEKKESWILFETNQGTDDHIQRKKIDQIKPYDSVIVRGCVSQRPWTFLGGHVFFDIQDTSGSITCAAYEPTKEFRKIIRELLPGDVVDVYGGVRKKPLTINIEKIHVHKLVQFFVKSQNPVCPKCGKHMKSQGTNQGYKCIRCHTKRKKALFSEQERKIQRDLYEVPVCARRHLSKPLKRIKATSQPRS